One window of Thioflexithrix psekupsensis genomic DNA carries:
- a CDS encoding tetratricopeptide repeat protein translates to MTKLSLEKQEELKKLDESIHHDPENAQGYNERAILYAENGKYDEAFADFNQAIELEPKKADYYNNRGFFYLKQKQYEKALADYNQAIALSPKKARYYNDRGNVYLEQKQYEKALADFNQAIALNPKEIGYYHNRGLVHAKQKQYEEALADYNQAIALNPKEAGFYFNRGNIYSEQKQYEKALADFNQAITLNPKEAVFYLERGTVHSKQGQYEKALSDYDKAIALNSKQAAFYNNRGNIYAEQKQYKEALTDFDQAIRLNPNDARAYYNRSSIFFEQKEYEKALADYNQAIILNPKEAGFYHNRGIVYFEQEKYEKALTDYNQAIELNPDEWTFYLARAACHAHQKNLNMAAQDFEKAGELNPDQKHFYFQVLENFKLTDQLEQTNIELERLNSELEKANTKQREFTREYNHWLGNHLFPHRLQKIAEELKNYPELKQQHLVLLNSAQQEELTRINAQLLRTRHLYAGDDKQSKQEFQRLILGDRDPSPDEARTFPEILNECLKLRISDLFQYHPLKKQWETFLVKNEKNAAQLQQDYQDQVLLGTMPVIDWIKANLMPEFEVTLNDDWQEMRVKKLNYAEAILRNILSELLLNLLRYSDLSHIKLHFTTQTHQELEYLTLDFYNTYQENKSVGSEVGLNALRETLKQINDDVDTLKIEDDKVSKFFHLTFGLRKTIFIRSEISKQRTKRLAKMLEAYISGD, encoded by the coding sequence ATGACAAAGTTATCGTTAGAAAAACAAGAAGAATTAAAAAAATTGGATGAATCTATTCATCATGATCCAGAGAATGCACAGGGGTACAATGAACGTGCTATTCTTTACGCGGAAAATGGAAAATATGATGAGGCGTTTGCTGATTTTAATCAAGCGATAGAATTAGAACCTAAAAAAGCAGATTATTATAATAATCGTGGTTTTTTCTATCTAAAACAAAAACAGTATGAAAAAGCATTAGCTGATTATAATCAAGCTATAGCCTTGAGTCCTAAAAAAGCGCGTTATTATAATGATCGTGGCAATGTTTATTTAGAGCAAAAACAGTATGAAAAAGCATTAGCTGATTTTAATCAAGCTATAGCTTTAAATCCTAAAGAGATAGGTTATTATCATAATCGTGGCCTTGTTCATGCGAAGCAAAAACAGTATGAGGAAGCATTAGCTGATTATAATCAAGCTATAGCTTTAAATCCTAAAGAGGCAGGTTTTTATTTTAATCGCGGCAATATTTACTCTGAGCAAAAACAGTATGAGAAAGCATTAGCTGATTTTAATCAAGCTATAACTTTAAACCCTAAAGAGGCAGTTTTTTATCTTGAGCGTGGCACTGTTCATTCAAAGCAAGGGCAGTATGAGAAAGCATTAAGCGATTATGATAAAGCCATAGCATTAAATTCTAAACAAGCTGCTTTTTATAATAATCGTGGAAATATTTATGCAGAACAAAAACAGTATAAGGAAGCATTAACTGATTTTGATCAAGCCATAAGATTAAATCCTAATGATGCGCGGGCTTATTATAACCGTAGTAGTATTTTTTTTGAGCAAAAAGAATATGAGAAAGCATTAGCTGATTATAATCAAGCTATAATATTAAATCCTAAAGAGGCGGGTTTTTATCATAATCGTGGCATTGTTTATTTTGAACAAGAAAAATATGAGAAAGCATTAACTGATTATAATCAAGCCATAGAATTAAATCCTGATGAATGGACTTTTTATTTAGCAAGAGCTGCTTGCCATGCTCACCAAAAAAACCTCAATATGGCCGCCCAAGATTTTGAGAAAGCAGGCGAATTAAATCCCGATCAAAAACATTTTTACTTTCAAGTTTTAGAAAATTTTAAACTGACTGACCAGTTAGAACAAACTAATATCGAATTAGAACGACTTAATTCCGAATTAGAAAAAGCCAACACAAAGCAACGAGAATTCACTCGTGAATATAACCATTGGTTGGGTAATCATCTTTTTCCGCACCGTTTGCAAAAAATTGCAGAGGAATTAAAAAATTATCCTGAATTAAAACAACAACATTTAGTTTTATTAAACAGTGCGCAGCAAGAGGAATTAACAAGAATTAATGCCCAATTATTGCGTACTCGGCATTTATATGCAGGTGATGACAAGCAAAGTAAGCAAGAGTTTCAACGCCTTATCTTAGGTGATCGTGATCCTTCTCCTGACGAAGCCCGCACTTTTCCAGAAATTTTAAACGAATGTTTAAAACTGAGAATTTCTGATTTATTCCAATATCATCCACTAAAAAAACAATGGGAAACCTTCTTAGTCAAAAACGAAAAAAATGCAGCGCAATTACAACAAGATTATCAAGATCAGGTTTTACTGGGAACGATGCCTGTTATTGATTGGATTAAGGCTAATTTAATGCCTGAATTTGAAGTGACATTAAATGATGATTGGCAAGAAATGCGGGTTAAAAAACTTAATTACGCCGAAGCCATTTTACGCAACATTTTATCCGAATTATTGCTTAATCTATTAAGATATAGCGATTTAAGCCATATAAAACTGCATTTCACCACCCAAACCCATCAAGAATTGGAATATTTAACGCTTGACTTTTATAATACTTATCAAGAAAATAAGAGCGTAGGTTCTGAAGTCGGCTTAAACGCTTTACGGGAAACGCTAAAGCAAATCAATGATGATGTGGATACTTTAAAAATTGAAGATGATAAAGTGTCTAAATTTTTTCATTTAACATTTGGTTTGCGGAAAACTATTTTTATCCGTTCAGAAATTTCAAAACAACGTACTAAACGCTTGGCTAAAATGTTAGAAGCATACATAAGTGGGGATTAG